From the Nodularia sphaerocarpa UHCC 0038 genome, the window GTTAATGACATCATCATCATCTACCAAAACCGCCTCTTCCTCTTCATCGTCACCTTGCCAAGCAAAAATTTCTATCGGTGAATCTACAGGGAGCAGTAAAACATATTCTTGTCCATCTACCGAGAGCGAATGTTCAACATAACATTCCAGGGTTCGCCCTGTGTCATCGGTTAGAGTGATGGAACCTTCATGAGCATGATCATTTTCTTCAGGAAATGGAGAGGGGAACATAGCCGAAATGTAAAATTTTAATAAATACCAGCAGATGTACAAATTTTTTTACTGTTTAATGACTAACTAAGTCAAAAAAATAGCTTCCGAACTCGATACAAGTGTTGGTGATTAGCTTTCAGAATATCATTTGACACTCCCCAAAATTATATTTCGGGGATTTTTGCTATGGCTACGCCAGGTAAGCTATCACCGGGAGATCCAAAATGCCCCAAGGATTAATCCATACAGTAACATTTGAGATGACTTTACCCTCTGCAAGCATACACCGATTGCCCGACGGCGTTGTAGAGAGGTTTAACCAAACCCTGACTACGACTTTCACATTTGTGAGCCACTGCGGTGAACGGGGTTCCCGGCATAAAGCTAGTGGCGGTACAAGATTTCGGATTTTTGCTACCAGGGTTGGTGGATCAGCAGTTGTCCACTTAACCTACTTCGCTTTTTATATTTGCGCTTTACCGCTATCAGTATTTTAGCATTTTACCACCGAATAAATTCGCTCATTCGTTTATATCCCCCGGATAAATCACAGGGGGTAAGAAGGTATCAATACTATCAGGCTAGCAACGATTTATGGAAATTGGCTCGCCTGGTGTCCAGCCATTGTTGCAAAATTATCGATGCCGCCTTTCGGTCAATTAAACCCTTATGGCGTGATGGGGAGCGATTTTCAGCTATTAACAGTTGCTCTGCTTGAAAAGAAGTTAATCGCTCATCTACATATTCCACAGGCAAATTCAGTGCTTTACCCAACTTTTTGCCAAATTTCTGCACTTGACGCGCCTGGAAACCTAGAGTCCCATCCATTGAGTAAGGTAAACCAATCACCAGGATTTGCACCCGACGGTCATTAACTAAGTTACGGACTTGCTGCACATCTCGATCAAAAGATGTACGCTCAATGGTGGTCAGTCCTGTAGCAATTAAACCCGTACCATCGCACCCCGCTACACCCATCCGCTTGCGACCGAAATCTAAACCCAATGCTGAAATAAACGGTTGTGGTTGTTCTTGGGGTGTCAAATTAGTTCTCCTGTGTTTTATCTATGATCTCAGGAATGGGTAATGCTTCCATACTCAAATTTTCGCAATTAAAGGTAACAGGTTCTGATTTGGTGGGTGCTGGTCTGTCTGACGCTGGTTGCTGCGTTTGTTGTATCCATGACATCCCCCCTGGTATGGGTTTACGAGCCGGTTGCAAACCTTGCAGCACCCCAGTCCACTGAATTCCTTCTAAGGAGACAAATTTAGACTCCCGCAGCTTATGCCACACTGAGCGAGACATCACTAAGGTATGTTCTCTGCGTTTAGCCCCAATGCGCTCTAAATACTCTTCTCGTTCTGCTTGGTAGTCTGAGGATGCTAGTTGTAAACCTTGCTGGGGGAAATCTTGGACAATGCGAGCTAGTTGGGAAAGCAACTCTGGGTACAGCCACGTATAAGCGGGGTGAACTGTCAGCGTGGCGACATGAGGAGTTTTACCTTTGCGGTCAAGTTGTACTTGGAAATAGCCGATGGCTGCTTTGCGTTGGGGTTCAAATACGTAGCCACTGACTACTTCGGTTTTGGTTACCCACTGCTTAAGTGCATCAGTTAAAGCGCCAAACAAACTGGTTTTAAAGTCGCGAGTATTGCGGTCAAAAACTTGACGCACCAAAGGCGGCATTGATGCTGTATCTAACTGATAGAGTAATTGAGCATCGGCATTGCTGACAGGGAGAAGATTTGGCAAGTCAGGCTCTGCTTGTGCCAATTGGGCGAGTAATTCCGGTTGAATTTCCCAGTAGGTCATTTCTGCTAGACGCTGAAATCCATTTTGGCGATATAGTGCCAGTGCGTCTTTATCATTGACATTAACTTCTAATAGCCAAGTCCGAGCTTCCAAAATCGACTCAAAGCAATGGCGCAAAAGTTGCGAGCCGACTGCTTGCTTCTCCATAGATGAAGCCAGCATTACCCGATCAATCCGCCATGTACTGCGCGTGCGGTTGAAAGGTGACACTTGAATCATTCCTAAAAGCGATCGCCCTTGCTCTGCTACGTAGGCACAGAAACGATATTTTAGGGGGTTAGGAAACCAACTTAAAAATTTCAAGCATCCATACCAACGCCGTAACCATTGCATCTGGTTGATGGCCAGTTCCGCCTCTTTGGGAGTCAGGGTGGCGAATGAGTCTTGAGTTATTTGTTCAATTCCGTCCAGATCCCGGTATTGGGCTGGCCGGATGACAACGCTGAGGTTTCGAGGAAGTAATGAAGTCATTTTAATTCGAGCTGCCATTTAGCCTTAACTTACTGAGTCAGAGGAACTGTTGCAATAATCAATTTTAACGGCTTTCCGCTCCTAGCTATTGCTCCCAAAGAGTTATTTTTATAACTAGATACTAAAATATGATATGAAACAAACTAAAATAAAGCAGACTTGATGAGAACAACTTTCCTGTTGCCCCAACAATATCTGCTTTTATTTTAGGAGATTTTTGCGAAAATTTTGGATGTATTACAGCCCTTGTCGGGAAATTAGTTTTTCAAAGTTGGCTTGAGTTTGGTGAAGCAGTTGCTCTCGGCTATCTGCAACTGAGAATGTCTGCTTCAGGGTTGGAACCAGATTGCGGGCTTGTAGAGTCATGTGAAGTTGCAAGTGGGCAACATATTCGCTGAAATCTTCATTTTTTACAGCTGCGCCCGTTGAGATATTTGATTCCATTGCCACTGGGTTCTCCTTTCTTAGTTCTCTGCTGTGTCTTCACATCATCAGAACTTATCATATTGTTTGGCTTTGCTTGGTGAATTCGCAATGAAGTTTAATGTTTTGTTGCATTGCTGATGTGGTGTTCCCAACGGCGGCTTTTTTGAACGAACCGCCAAGCCTCCTCAAGCCTTCTCTTCTCCTCCAAAGACGCTAACGCGAAAGGCATAGCTTCGCGATCAGCGAAGCGTCTCGAAGAGAAGAACGCCAAGGGAAGAGTTGATTTATGATTGCTAGCACTAATATTTCAAATTATGTTAAGAAATTTGAAAGTAGGGTGTGTTGTCGCGCAGCGCAACGCACCGTCAACACTTCGGCATAACACAGCCTACGGACAATTGATATTTCTTGAATAAATCGAGTTTTTATCACCCACTTACTGAGGATAAATTTCACTCTCAACTACACTCAGGGTAATGACAGTTGTTGTTTGTGATTTTCATTTGGTAAA encodes:
- the ruvX gene encoding Holliday junction resolvase RuvX — encoded protein: MGVAGCDGTGLIATGLTTIERTSFDRDVQQVRNLVNDRRVQILVIGLPYSMDGTLGFQARQVQKFGKKLGKALNLPVEYVDERLTSFQAEQLLIAENRSPSRHKGLIDRKAASIILQQWLDTRRANFHKSLLA
- a CDS encoding GNAT family N-acetyltransferase, yielding MAARIKMTSLLPRNLSVVIRPAQYRDLDGIEQITQDSFATLTPKEAELAINQMQWLRRWYGCLKFLSWFPNPLKYRFCAYVAEQGRSLLGMIQVSPFNRTRSTWRIDRVMLASSMEKQAVGSQLLRHCFESILEARTWLLEVNVNDKDALALYRQNGFQRLAEMTYWEIQPELLAQLAQAEPDLPNLLPVSNADAQLLYQLDTASMPPLVRQVFDRNTRDFKTSLFGALTDALKQWVTKTEVVSGYVFEPQRKAAIGYFQVQLDRKGKTPHVATLTVHPAYTWLYPELLSQLARIVQDFPQQGLQLASSDYQAEREEYLERIGAKRREHTLVMSRSVWHKLRESKFVSLEGIQWTGVLQGLQPARKPIPGGMSWIQQTQQPASDRPAPTKSEPVTFNCENLSMEALPIPEIIDKTQEN